A stretch of DNA from Planococcus antarcticus DSM 14505:
CTGTCACGTGTGTTCACACCCGAAGACTTTACAGAAGAGCAAAAAATGATCGCAAAATCAACTGAGGATTACGTCAACAATGAAGTAATGCCAGTAGTTGAGAAACTAGAAAACCATGAATTTGAACATTCTGTCCGACTGTTGAAAACAGCTGGGGAACTTGGGCTTCTCGGTGCTGACGTGCCGGAACAATACGGCGGTCTTGGATTGGATAAAATCGCTTCTGCGTTAATTGCTGAAAAAATGTCGAAAGCAGGTGGCTTCTCAATCACTCACGGAGCCCACGTAGGAATTGGTTCATTGCCAATCGTTCTGTTCGGTAATGAAGAACAAAAACAAAGTTATTTGCCACGTCTAGCGACTGGTGAAATGATCGCGGCATACGCCTTAACAGAGCCGAGTTCAGGGTCTGACGCATTGGGTGCGAAAACAGTTGCCAAACTGAACGAAGCAGGAACGCACTACGTATTGAACGGTGAAAAACAATGGATCACCAATGCCGGTTTTGCTGATGTTTTCATTGTTTATGCAAAAATTGATGGTGACAAGTTCTCGGCCTTTATTGTAGAACGTGAATTCCCTGGCGTTTCTGTCGGACCAGAAGAAAAGAAAATGGGCATTAAATCATCTTCTACACGGACATTGGTCTTGCAAGACGCTGAAGTTCCTGTTGAGAACTTGCTGGGTGAAGCAGGACGTGGACATATTATCGCGTTCAATATTCTCAACATCGGGCGCTACAAATTGGGAGTGGGCACGATTGGTGCTTCTAAACGTGCAATGGAATTGACAATTCCTTATACAAACCAACGTCAGCAGTTTAAAACGCCAATTTCGTCATTCAACTTAACACGCGAAAAACTGGCGACAATGGCTTCTAAATTGTATGCAGTTGAAAGCTCGGTTTATCGTACGGTTGGTCTTTTCGAAGACCGCATGAGCGGATTTACGGATGAGCAGCAGGCAGATGGTAAACTAGTAGCTGATTCAATTGCTGAATTTGCTGTAGAATGTTCGCTGAACAAATTCTTCGGTACGGAAACATTGGATTATATCGTAGACGAAGGTGTTCAATTACACGGCGGCTACGGCTTTATGCAAGAATACGAAATCGAGCGCATTTACCGCGATTCACGCATTAACCGTATTTTTGAAGGAACGAACGAAATCAACCGTTTACTCGTACCAGGAACATTATTGCGTAAAGCAATGAAAGGTGAATTGCCTCTACTAGAGCACGCTCAAAAGTTACAAGAAGAGTTATTGATGATGGTGCCAGAAGAAGTGGGCACAGAAGCGCTAGATCAAGAGAAATATTTAGTGAAAAATGCCAAGAAAATTGCATTGCTCGCAGCAGGGCTTGCAGCACAGACCTACGGTTCGAAACTGGAAGCGGAACAAGAAGTCCTTATCAACATCGCGGACATCGTCAGCAACGTCTTTGCAATGGAATCAGTCGTGTTGCGTACTGAAAAAGCGATTGCTGCTTCAGGAGAAGAAAAATCTAAGCAAAAACTTCTGTATACACAAATCTATTGCCAAGAAGCATTTGATCAAATCGAAAGAGATGCAAAAGAAACATTGATCGCTGCAATCGAAGGCGATAACCAACGTATGATGCTATCTGCTTTACGCAAGTTGACTCGTTCGACGCCTTATAACGTGATAGCGAAAAAACGTGAAGCGGCTGTAAAGCTGGTCGATGTCGAGAAATACGTGGTTTAATGAGCGATAAAATTCTGGCAACCCCGAGCTCGCTGGGTTGCCTATTTTTTTATTCGTCGACCGACTGTCTTCTTTTTGGTAAGCTTGAAAAAAAGGGAGGTTCTAAATTGATTACCTATTATGCATATCCAAAATGTATGACTTGCCGAAAAGCAAAAAGTTGGCTAGAACAAAATAACGTGGAATATAATGAAGTTCACATTGCGGACAACCCACCGACCAAAGAGCAATTAACTCAAATCCATCAAGTAAGCGGTTTGGAATTGAAGAAACTTTTCAATACTAGTGGATTGGTTTATCGTTCACTAAGCCTAAAAGACAAGTTGTCGGATATGACAGAAGAACAGCAATTAGAGCTGCTGGCTTCAAATGGCATGCTGATTAAGCGGCCATTGGCATGGAATGGCGAAACCGTGACACTTGGCTTTAAAGAAGCAGAATATCAAAATAGCTGGTTGTAAGCGGTCGGCGCCATCTTGTATTTCACAGCTTTTTATGTCAAACTGAACTTGAATAGACTACATAATTTGGAGGGGTCAAGATGAGCACACCAGCAGAACTTCGTTATTCAAAAGAACATGAATGGGTTAAAACCGAAGATGGCAATGCACGTATCGGAATTACTCATTTCGCACAGGCAGAACTAGGGGATATCGTTTTTGTTGAACTTCCACAAGTTGGAGATGAACTGAAAAAAGACCAGCCTTTTGGCAGCGTGGAATCTGTTAAAACAGTTTCGGAATTGTATGCGCCACTCAGCGGAAAAGTGATAGAAGTCAACTCGGAGCTTGAAGACAGTCCAGAATTTGTGAATGAGTCCCCTTATGAGCAGGCTTGGATGGTTGTTATTGAAGCCCCTTCTGAAGAAGAAGTCAATGAACTGATGACAGCAGATCAATACAAAGAGATGACCAACGAGTAATCCCTGGAAAGCGCCTGTGTTTTGGCGCTTTTTTTTATTGCCGGCTAGCAGTATGCAGAGGGTTCTTTTGTATGCGGTCTTGCTAAACAACGGCTGCAATGCTTGGACAAGTCGTAAAAATGGACTATGAGCTTTTTCACTGGTATTTTTAAAGTAAATAGGGTGAGCTACTAATTTGTGAAGAACGATTCCGCCAAAGATATTCTACAAACTAGCTGACTTTGTCGTTTACGTTGCTCATTTGGAGTCTCCACGGATTTATTATTCAAAGACGCTTAAAAAAGAGCATTAGACTATGGAAAACCAATTACTCCAGCATCGTTTGCCTGAGGCGATATCTTCTTTCTAAATTCTATATTCGATGGGGTGAGTGTTTTGGGAAAAGTGATTGTTGTGGAAGGCATCAGCGATAAGTCGAGAATTGCGCCACTCATTGCAGAACCCGTGACGATTCTTTGCACAAATGGTACAGTAAGTGCAACTAGACTTGAGGAATTATTGTTGCCGTATGAAAGTCAGGACATTATCATATTGGTGGATGCCGATTCTTCGGGAGAAAAGTTGCGGAAGTTGGTCAAACGCGAATTTCCTGAAGCCCGTCATTTTTACATCAACCGGAACTATAAGGAAGTCGCGGCAACGCCGCTTCGGATACTGATGGATGTGCTCATCACAGCGAATGTCCAGGTCAAAAAGCTATTGATAGAGGGATGAAGAAGATGAAGGAATGGACGCATAAAGAATGGATCAAAGAAAAAAATACTAATCACATCACAGCGTTTTACCTATACGCGCCAATGTGCGGAACTTGCCAGGTTGCTGCGAGGATGTTATCGGTCGTCATGGAATTATTGCCAAATCTACAGATTGGCAAAGCAAACTTGAACTACATTCAGGAAATTGCGGACCTTTATGAAGTGGAGAGTGTACCATGCTTGCTAATAACGGAGGATGGGATATTGAAGGAAAAGATTTATGCTTTCCATTCAGTTCCTTATTTGTATGACAAGTTAAAATCTGTTGACGAATACAGCCGGTCATGGTAAATTAGTTTTCTGATAAAAAAATGTAAGCGACCATCTAAAGTCGAGAAAGTATACTTTTTATGCTCTCCAACAATTTCATATCGAAACTCTTATTAAGAGTGGTGGAGGGAAGTGCCCTATGAAGCCCGGCAACCGTCATGAAAATGAAATGGTGCCAAATCACACAGAGCGAAAGCTTTGGAAGATGAGAGATTGGTTTCCGTATACTATACGTTTGCCCTTCTGCTCAGTTATGCGCGGAAGGGTTTTTTATTTCTAAAATTTAGGGGTGTTCATGGAATGATTGAATTGAAAAAAGTGACGAAAAAATTCGATGCGGGAAAAACGGTTCTGACGGCCGTTGACCAGGTCGACCTATCCATCTCCGCTGGTGAAGTATTCGGCATCATCGGATACAGTGGAGCCGGTAAAAGTACGTTGATCCGACTGTTGAACGGATTAGAAAAACCGACTTCAGGAACGGTGGAAATCAATGAACAGACGATTACAGCGATCAAAGGCGGAGAATTGCGCAAAGCCCGCCAGAAGGTCAGCATGATTTTCCAGCATTTTAATTTGTTGTGGTCCCGTACGGTAAAAGAGAATATCGAGTTTCCGCTTGAGATTGCTGGTGTGGCAAAAGCGCAACGGGGCAAACGGGTTCAGGAACTGATTGAACTGGTTGGTTTAACAGACCGTGAAAATGCTTATCCATCCGAGCTTTCAGGTGGACAGAAACAGCGCGTTGGTATTGCCCGAGCACTGGCAAACGATCCCGAAGTGTTGTTATGTGACGAAGCGACATCTGCGCTCGATCCGGAAACAACAGATGCCATTCTTGATTTGCTAGTCGATATCAACAAACGATTGGGATTGACAATTGTTTTGATAACCCATGAAATGCATGTCATCCGGAAAATCTGTCACCGTGTGGCAGTGATGGAAGGTGGCCGAGTTGTTGAAATGGGCGACGTCTTGAATGTTTTCCAATCGCCGAAAGAGAAAATCACCAAACGTTTTGTTGCCCAGGTGACCGATACAGGAGATTCGCAGGAAACCATCAAAAATCTGCGGGAATTGTATCCGACAGGTGAATTGGTAAAATTAGTTTTCGTTGGTGATCAAACCGAACAGCCGATTCTAACGAAATTGATCCGCAGCCATTCTACGGAAGTCAATATAGTCCAAGGCAATATTTCACACACACAGCGAGGCGCGTACGGAACCTTGATCTTGCAGCTCAAGGGTTCTCCAGCAGAGATTGAAGAAGCACTGACATTTCTTCGCTCAGAAGATATTCAGGCGGAGGTGATTCACAATGATTGATTCTTTATTCCCGAATGTAGATTGGGACAGCATGTGGGAG
This window harbors:
- a CDS encoding arsenate reductase family protein is translated as MITYYAYPKCMTCRKAKSWLEQNNVEYNEVHIADNPPTKEQLTQIHQVSGLELKKLFNTSGLVYRSLSLKDKLSDMTEEQQLELLASNGMLIKRPLAWNGETVTLGFKEAEYQNSWL
- a CDS encoding toprim domain-containing protein, whose translation is MGKVIVVEGISDKSRIAPLIAEPVTILCTNGTVSATRLEELLLPYESQDIIILVDADSSGEKLRKLVKREFPEARHFYINRNYKEVAATPLRILMDVLITANVQVKKLLIEG
- a CDS encoding acyl-CoA dehydrogenase family protein, which produces MEQAKTLIKGGSFLIEDADLSRVFTPEDFTEEQKMIAKSTEDYVNNEVMPVVEKLENHEFEHSVRLLKTAGELGLLGADVPEQYGGLGLDKIASALIAEKMSKAGGFSITHGAHVGIGSLPIVLFGNEEQKQSYLPRLATGEMIAAYALTEPSSGSDALGAKTVAKLNEAGTHYVLNGEKQWITNAGFADVFIVYAKIDGDKFSAFIVEREFPGVSVGPEEKKMGIKSSSTRTLVLQDAEVPVENLLGEAGRGHIIAFNILNIGRYKLGVGTIGASKRAMELTIPYTNQRQQFKTPISSFNLTREKLATMASKLYAVESSVYRTVGLFEDRMSGFTDEQQADGKLVADSIAEFAVECSLNKFFGTETLDYIVDEGVQLHGGYGFMQEYEIERIYRDSRINRIFEGTNEINRLLVPGTLLRKAMKGELPLLEHAQKLQEELLMMVPEEVGTEALDQEKYLVKNAKKIALLAAGLAAQTYGSKLEAEQEVLINIADIVSNVFAMESVVLRTEKAIAASGEEKSKQKLLYTQIYCQEAFDQIERDAKETLIAAIEGDNQRMMLSALRKLTRSTPYNVIAKKREAAVKLVDVEKYVV
- a CDS encoding thioredoxin family protein — encoded protein: MKEWTHKEWIKEKNTNHITAFYLYAPMCGTCQVAARMLSVVMELLPNLQIGKANLNYIQEIADLYEVESVPCLLITEDGILKEKIYAFHSVPYLYDKLKSVDEYSRSW
- a CDS encoding methionine ABC transporter ATP-binding protein → MIELKKVTKKFDAGKTVLTAVDQVDLSISAGEVFGIIGYSGAGKSTLIRLLNGLEKPTSGTVEINEQTITAIKGGELRKARQKVSMIFQHFNLLWSRTVKENIEFPLEIAGVAKAQRGKRVQELIELVGLTDRENAYPSELSGGQKQRVGIARALANDPEVLLCDEATSALDPETTDAILDLLVDINKRLGLTIVLITHEMHVIRKICHRVAVMEGGRVVEMGDVLNVFQSPKEKITKRFVAQVTDTGDSQETIKNLRELYPTGELVKLVFVGDQTEQPILTKLIRSHSTEVNIVQGNISHTQRGAYGTLILQLKGSPAEIEEALTFLRSEDIQAEVIHND
- the gcvH gene encoding glycine cleavage system protein GcvH; protein product: MSTPAELRYSKEHEWVKTEDGNARIGITHFAQAELGDIVFVELPQVGDELKKDQPFGSVESVKTVSELYAPLSGKVIEVNSELEDSPEFVNESPYEQAWMVVIEAPSEEEVNELMTADQYKEMTNE